In Desulfobacter hydrogenophilus, the genomic stretch ATATCGGGCACGGTTTCCAAAAATTCCGGCCGGTTTTGTGACGCATCCCGGGCAGCCTTGGTAGTACCGGCTCCGGGATTTCCGGAAAATGCCCCGATGGTGCCGGATTCAAATCTGGATTGGGACAGAAGTGCCATCCCCAGAGCGCCGGTAACGCTGAAATAAGGGGGGACGGTGACCGGCCGGCAAAGAAGGGAGCGGAAGGCATTGACCACACCCTGGTTATGGGCGATACCGCCCTGAAGAAAAATATGATCTCCCAGGGAACGGTCACCAACCACCCGGGTCAGGTAGTTTCTAACGATGCTGTAGGCCAGGCCCGCCACGATGTCGGCCTTGGCCTCTCCCCGTCCCAGGGCCTTGGATAGCGCCCCCTCAATAAACACGGTGCAGCGTTCTCCAAGGTCCAATGGGGCTGCAGACTTGAGTGACAGGGGGCCGAAGTCCCGGATATCCACCCCTATTTTTTGGGCCTGCTCTTCCAGAAAGGAACCCGTACCAGCTGCGCAAACGCGGTTCATTTCAAAATCTGTGATCACCTGATTTTCAAGGCGGATAAATTTGGCATCCTGGCCACCGATTTCCAGGATAGTGTCTGCCTCCGGGTTCTGGAACAGTGTACCTTCGGCCTGGGCCGTAATCTCGTTGACTACTATATCCGCCCCGATGGATTTGCCGACCAGATAGCGTCCGGACCCGGTAACCCCGATGGACAAAAGGGAAAAGTCTTTTCCCATTTGCTGTTTAAGCAGCATCATGCCCGAATGTACCGTTTCCACAGGGGTACCCCGGGTGCGCAGGTACTGCCAGTGCAGTACCTGCCTGTCCGGGCTGATGAGTACCAGATTAGTTGATGTGGAGCCCACATCAACACCCAGATGTCCTGCCGAGGAAGGACAGGATGTTTTAATTGGATGCAGCCCTTCCTGATCGTCGTCTCCAAAATCGGATAGGGGCCGGGCTGTGCCTGGGGATTTTGATCCGGGCACTCCTGTGTCTGAAAAACGGCAGATCCGGGACAATTCCAAAGCCTGTACCGCCGATGGCACCGCCAGCGCTGCGCCCATGGCGTTGGCGTAGGTATGTTCCGGTTCCAAAAAAAAATCATCGGCAGACAGGTTAAAGGTTTTGGCCAGGGCTTGGCGTACCCCGTGGATTTCCATGACCCGACCGGTCAGGAACACCGGCGGGGAAACCGGATTGCGCTTAACCACGTTGGTCTTATAATTTCTGACCATGGCATGGATCAGACCCAGGAGAATGTCCGGAATTTTGGCTCCGTCCTGCTGGAAGTGGATCATGTCGGTTTTGGAAAACACTGAGCAGCGCCCGGCAATGGGCAGCACCTTTGTTGCCAGGCGTGTTTGCCCGGACAGCCCGGAAATCGGTATGGCAAGCCGCTGGGCCTGTTCCTCAAGAAAGGAACCGGTGCCCGCCGAACAGCTTGAGTTGAAAAAAAACTTCACTCGTGTGGCATCTTTTTTTGAAAAATTAGTAATAAAGCTTGCACGCGCCGCACCGATCTCCATGATGCACCTGGCGTCAGGAACCATGGCAAGACATCCTTCGACCACCGCCGGTACCATATCCAGCAGAAAAACGCCAGGATCCGGGTTGATGCTGTCAGTTTGTGCCTGCAAATCCGAATGCCCGGCGAATTGTTCGGCCGACACTTTTTTTATCTTTTCGGCAACAGGTTCGGCCAGGCTGCCGGTCATTCCCAACCGAGCCTTGGGAAATCTTGAGGCGGTTTCGGACAACAGTGTTTTCAAACAGGCGGCAGGAGAGCCTGAATGCTTCTGGAAGCGGGAGTACACCCTGTTTTTATTCGCATCCAGGACCACCAGTTTGATTGCGCTGGTGCCCATATCAACCCCCATGACAGGAAAATTCATCTTTTACTCTCCTTAAAAATGGACCCGCATACCGGCAAATATATAGGGTCCCACATTTGACCCAAGGGATTCGTCCACAGCTTCGTCCAGAATGTTGTTCACGCCGCCATAAAACGCATACTGTTTTTTGTTGCCAAAGTGTTTGAGAAAACTAATATCCACCAGCTCGTAGGAGCTTACCTTTTCCGTCTCGCTTTTGTACTGACTGCCGATATGCCGTGCCGTAAGTGAGAGGGAAAGCGTCTGGGTGGCCTGATAATTCACGCCCAGAGAAAGGGTCCGTTCCGGGTTGTAAAGCAAATCTTTTCCGGTTTGACCGTCTTCGGTGGAAAGCTCCGTCCAATTGAAGTCGGTGGTGACCCCGTGCCCGAAATCATATCCCAGGTTCACCTCTAGGCCTTTGATATCAACATCCGGCTTATTAACATAGGTCTGGTAATCGTCACTGCCGTCACCGTCGGCGTCCACCCGTTGGATTTCAATCTTATCATTGACATCATTGTAGAAGAGTACGACTTCGTAACTGAATCCTTGATACTCTCCGCCGATTCCAAGCTCATAGCTTCGCAAAAATTCAGGAGCCAGTTCGTGCACTGTTGTTTTGGTGCCGTATACGGCTTCGGCGCCAATCTTTGGGATGTCGCCCGGTGTCGGGGCGACCACATAGAGCTCTGCCGTATCCGGTGCCCGGTAGCCTTCGGCGTAGTTCACGCGAACTTTGAACAGGGGGGAAAACTGCTTGGCCAGTCCGGCTTTAAAGGTGGCTTTGTTGTCCGCATCGGACATATCATCGTACCGGGCACCAAAAATGGCATTAAGGCCTGAAGTAATCTGCCACTCATCCTGGAGATAAACCGCCTTGAACAACTGGGTGTCGTTTACAAACGCGTAACTTGTAGGGTCTGGGTTGATGGCGGCGGAATTTCTCGATATTTCCCGGTACTCGGCACCGCCCACCAGAAGATGATCAGACGTGGCTGCCCAGGTAGATTCCGCCTCGTATCCGGTGATATCCACATCTGCGCTGAATTTGGTATTCGTGGCTGCCGTAAAATTTTTTGCCCGGGTTTTGTTGCGTTTTTCATACTCCGACCGGTAGACCCCTATCCGGCCTGTCAGGGTATCTGTGAATCTGTACTTAAGCGCGGTATTGGCATCCAGTCTATTGTTGTCGTCGGCTGAGTCCACGGGCGTATCCAGAACCATGACCGCGGACGGGGTCTGTCCGGGTCTTGCCTTTTTAAATCCGCCGGCGTATGTGCCGTCCCGGTTTTCTTCAAAGTAATTCAGACCCATCTGTGCATTCAGCGCATCGGTCAGATCCGCATCCAGGGAAATTCCTGTGGAAAAAACTTCCGAGGCATCGCGATAGGTGACGTCAATATCACCGGTTTCCGTGTGCTGGGGATCCGAGGTGACAGGCTGGCTGGTCTGAGGGTTCAGGGCTTTTGAAAAATAGGTTTCAGTTTCCGTATAGGGCCTGGTCTTATTGTAGTTGGTATACAGGGTATACCCAAGTTTTCCCATCCGTCCCCGGGCATTGACACCGGCCTTGTAGGATTCCCCGTCCCCCTGGTCGTTCATCCCTGTGGAGACATCCATGTCCATGGCAAATTTCTTCCGGCCGGCCTTTTTGGTGATGATGTTGATCACTCCGCCCAGGGCATCTGATCCGTAGAGAGTGCTCATGGGGCCTTTGACGATTTCTATCCGCTGGATCATGCTGGCCGGAATCCTGTCCATCTCGTAGGTGCTCTGGGTCTCTCCTGCGGTACGCCTGCCGTCAATGATCAGCAGGGTGCCGTTGCCCCCCATGCCGCGGATGGAGATGGTGCTTTTGGACTTAGCGCTTGAATGGGCAAACTGGCCGTACTGCAGGGTCAGGCCCGGGGTTTTTTCCATGATGTTTTTCAGGGTGGATGCGCCCATCATCTTGATCTCCTCTGCGGTAATCACATCCACTGACGCCGTGATCCCGTCAACCTCTTTTTCCGTCTTGGTTGCGGTGATCACCAGGGGATCTTCCTGGACGATATCTTTTTTTTCGGCCAAAGCTGCATCGGCAACCATGGCGCTCAGTACTGCCGCATACAGACAGGCCATCATTTTTATTTTCATCTGAAGTCTCCTTTAGGAATGGGTTTTAAATAACTTACCCATTTTGTTATATCCGGGAGCGCAGGCGTCCCGCCTGCAGTAACAATGCGGGCGAGACGCCCGCGCTCCCAGGTTAAATTATTTGGCTCCCATTCCTTAATGCTTTTCATCTGTAGTTATCTTTTCGGATTGCTGTTTTTGAAGCGCCATGGTCGCACGCTTGAAATGGATCAGCTCCAAAAGGACTCCTTCGGGAAACTGATGAAATGCACTGACGTACATGCCTATCCGCTGGGCGTGCATCTTGTCCCGGATAAGCCAGAAGTATTCCTTTTGATTCAAAACACCTTGTTCTTTGAGCTTATCAGCAGACTTAATGAATTCGGCAGCCAGATGATTGGCCTGGGCAACAATTCCGTCACAGGCGGCCAGATTCTCCCGGACCCGGGACCCGGCATGGCATTGGCTACAAACTTCCACCATGGCATTTCTTTGTTCAGTCCATTGGGCCATATCTGGCCGAAAGCTGTCCGGGGCCAAAATCGGACCGAGCATTTCCACTGCCCCTTTAACGGTGTTCTGGTCAGCAGAAAGCTTGGGATCCGATTCCTCGCCTCGAACCCCCAAAAACCCCCAACTAGCTTTAACCATGTGATCACCGCCGGGCATGTGGCAGGTCGCACATGTGGGAACACCACTGTCCAACCCCCGGGAGCGGTACAAGGCACCGTGCTTTGAATTTTCATAGGCTTCATACTGGGGATGATTGCCCATGTGGCAGGGAAGGCAGGCTTCGGGTTTGAGCGCCTCCCGGGCGGAGAACCTGTGGCTACCGTGGCAGGCGTTGCACTGCCCCCCGTCCTTGCAGATGCCGTTGTGGCAGGTCGCGCAGGTTTTATCAAAAATGCCGGGAGCCTGGGCTTTGACCTTTTTACCCATGGTGGCTATGGATAGCGCGGCTTCGGCTTTGCCGTGCTTGCCCATGGTAAACCGTTCCGCCTGTTCTTTGTGGCATGTCCCACACACTTTGATATTCGGCATGATGGCCTTTTTTGAATCGGTTTCATTGGTGTGCGCGGAACCATGACATTGGGTACAGTCCATACCTGATTTAGCCATGCTGGATAGCTTCCAGTCTTCAACCAGGAAAGGTGTGAGTTTCGTGTGACATTGGATGCATTCGTCCGGTGCATTGCCCCGGGCAACGGCAGGCGATATCAAATCGCTCCACAGAACTGCCACCAGCATACCGATTATAAAAAAAAGTTTTTTATCCATTGGTATCCTGATCCTTTTTGGCCGGTGCGGCAAATTCAATGACCTCAATCACCCGGTCCGATTGCTCGAATAATTGTTTGACCATATTCTGGAACCGTTCCGGAAAGGATCTCTTGCTTTCAGGCGTTGCATCCGGGCCGATGGCACTCATCAGGATGGCTTTGGGATTCACCGCTCTCTCAGAGTGGTAATTGATTCCCACCTGGCGGTTTGTGTCCAACCGGGTAAACCGGATATCCGTATCAATGGGTGCATTATAAAAAAGCAAATTCCGCCGGTTGAACCGTCCCCCGGGAAGCCCTTCGAATCCGAAATCTGTGGTCGCCCCAGTTATATTGGAAATCACGGAACCCACAACGCCGGCATTGTCTTGGGTGACCCCATGTCTGATTTCAACCTTTATTTCCCCCCTCCGGGGCAATTCTTCTCCATATAAAGCCTTGAGCCCTTCCCGGGCTGCAAGATAGGCCCCGCCTACGACGGCACAACTATGGCCCGCCATTTTCACCGTGTCCACATAGGTGATTTCTAAGATACCTCCCTGGCTTGTCCCGATAAATTCGCCTAAAGGATCTTTCAAAACGATGGGATTGATTTTGTCAAAAAAGGCCGGGTACTGCATCTTTGGGTAATTTTCCGCTCCGTTTGCCGTCCCGACAACGGGAATAACCATAGATAACAAGGCAATCGCCAACATTCTCCAGCTTTGTTTTTCCATACTAATTTTCATTTTTTCTCCTTATTTAAATAACGGCCATAGCCGACCTGGTCTTTCACCGAGATCAGACCACAACAAATCATTAAAAAAACTAACCGGTTAGTTCAATTTTTTCATATAAACAGCCATGGGCTGACTTGATCTATCAGCGCCCAGGCTCAGCCCACAACGAAATCAAGAAAGTAATTCGACATTTTATTGAGACTTTCTTATAAAAAATAGGGTTAAGCATATGCTGCATTATACCTGCTGGCTTGGCCCTGTCTTTGCGTTGCAGCAAGGTTTAACTAATTTTTTAAAAAAAATAATAAAACTTAGGGCAGGAAGAAGAAATATTTCCAAAGGAATAATTTGAGGATAGTATTAATTATTGTTTACAAAAGCTTCCAGGGCCTTAGGATCGGTAATCGTGACACTTTGACGAGAGGATTTTAGCCAGCCGCTTTTTTCCCAATCACTTAAAATACGGCTGACTGTAAACATTGAGGCGCCGATATGGTCCGCGATATTCTGCCGGCTCAAAGGAATATCAATGTACACCCCGTTTCCCTTTTTCCGGCCTGTATTGGTCATAAGGCTGATCATGAATTTTGCGATGCGCAAGGGGGCCTGCTCCGAACATAGTTCCATATAGCGTTGTTGCAAGGCTTCCAGACGTTCGAAAAGCAGAGTGATCAAGTCCAGAGACATTTCTGGACATTTCTGGACGATTTCAAAAAAGCCATTTCTGTCCCAGGAAATGACTTCTGTCTCTTTTATTGCCTGGGCTGTCACTGGATAAACGCCACCTTTAAGGACAATGGGGGTGGCCGTCATTTCCCCGGAAGAGATATAACGAAGAATGACTTCCCGGCCTCGAACATTGAGTTTTGACAGCTTCAGACATCCTTCAACCACCAGATAGCATCTTGTGGCAGGCTCCCCTTCGTGAAATAGATACCCCTTAGGTGAAATGCGTTTATTTATACCATATTTAAGAACATCCCTGTAGTTGTGGGAAAGCAGTGTCTTAAAAAAATGTGGATCAGGTTCTTTCTTTAATTGCAATGCTTTTTCCTTTGTACTTGGGAGTATCAGCCTACACATCAGTGTGTGTTTAGCATTGTTCTTATTACATAATAATGTTTGAAATAAAAGAAATTGTTTTATAATTGTCCAATTAACATAGATCAAGGTCTCACAAAAAAAGCGAAAACTTGATTTATATCAATGAAACAACTCGCTATCTTTGATAAGAAAGATTAAGAATAGCAACTCAAAGAAATGGCATTAAATGAAAATAACACCATTATTAACCAAACGCTTTATCCAGATATTCTTTTCAGGTATTGTTGTTTTTATCGGTATCAGATTTTATTTGTTTGTCTCCTGTCTTGAAAACGGGGGAATCCCCGGGTTTGAAAGGCCTGCCGGAGTTGAGGCGTTTTTACCCATTAGTGCCCTTGTGAGCCTGAAACACTGGCTTTATTCCGGTACCATTAATTCAATTCATCCATCAGCACTTGTGCTGTTCCTTATCATCTGTGCCACTGCAGTCTTTGCAAAAAAAGGGTTTTGCAGTTGGGTCTGCCCGATTGGCTTCTTGTCAGAAGGTGCAGCCAAACTGAACAGGAAACTGTTCAAAAAACCGCTGAAGCTGCCGCTCGTTTTTGACCTTTTATTACGCTGTTTAAAGTATCTGGTTGCCGGTTTTTTTATCTACCAGATCTTCTATAAGATGCCGGGCCGCAGTATAGAGCAGTTTATTCATAGTCCCTATAATCAATTTGCCGATATCAAGATGCTCAAATTTTTTACGGATATGTCCACAACGGCTTTCATTGTTATCGTTGTGCTGGCTTGCTTGACAATCATTATTCGAAATTTCTGGTGCCGGTACCTGTGTCCATATGGTGCTTTGCTTGGGATCATCGGATTTTTCAGCCTGGGAAAAGTTCATCGGCACCCTTCCCATTGCGTCGATTGTGGTAAGTGTGAGACCGTCTGTCCCGGCAACATTGCCATTCGGCAGAAAACATGGATCAATTCTCTTGAATGCTCGGCGTGTATGAGCTGTATTGAAGCCTGCCCGGAAAAACAAGCGTTGCATTTTGAGTTGCTTCCCAGCCGCAAGCCCTTGGGGGCTATGGTTATGGCAATATTTTTCGTATTAATTTTTACAGCAGGTATTACCATTGCCAGATTGACCGGACACTGGCAGAACGACATTCCACTTCAGGTATATTTGCAGTATACTGCTCCTAAGGCTCCGCCAGCTAAAACGTTTGATCACATCAGTCCGGAAAAAATGGAGCGGATGATCCTGATGATGAACCAAGTCCAGGCGCAGAAGATGCAAAATTTACAAAAATCAGAGAAGCCTGAAAAATAACGGTTCCGGGGATATGCTGAACACGGCGATGGCAGTGATTTCCCTTCCAAGGCACAAAAAATTTTAACATCTTTTCCTGTAAAATCTGAGCCGATAATTAGGGCGTCAATCCGGTTCAAAAAGCCAACGGCCATTTGCCGCCATAGACTTTGAATGAAGGCATTGTTAAGGTTAAACCAATGAAATGTATTAATATATTATAGCGGAAAGATAGATACTATATGAAGGATAAGATACGCATTAAAGTCATTGACAGGCTGGGCAAAAAAGGTTGCCACAGAGGACATAAATTAGGCGATTGTTTTGATTTTGACTCGGAAAGAGGAAATCTATGCCCTATGGCAATGCACTGCGCCTTCCCATATATTGACATTTTAAGATACGGCGGCAAACTACCGTTAAGCCGAGAGGGAGATATTCGTTTTTGCTGCTCTGATGCAGACACAGCTCTGGTTTTTAAGTTAGAAATTGTAAAACCGGGGAGGTAGGATTCAAACAGCCCCTACCTCTCCATGTATGCTGGATAAACTGGATTTTTCATCCGCCGTTTTTTTATTCATTGATGATCTCCTTTCATTTATTTTGCATAGCCCTGGATCCTGCTTTGATTTCCCTCTCTGCTACCTTGGTGCCGTCAGTCAACGCCGATGAAGGATAGAGAATAACCCGGTCACCCAGCTCTAAACCGCTGGAGACCTGTGCCTCGATACCATTATTTTGTCCGATCTCTACCCGTCGAAAAGTTGCTTTCCCGTCTATGACCTGAAAAACTGCCCAGTCTCGACCAGCCCGAAAAAGTGCACTGGAAGGGACAACCAGGGCGTCCGCCTTCTCCCAGACGACGATTTTTGCTTCAACACGAAAGCCATGGCCGAGTTTTTTCCATGTTTGCTGCGGGTCAGTGAACCGGATAATGGTATTGACCCGTTGTTCTTCCACGCCCAGGGCGGAAACCTTGGTGAAGCCCCAGGGCTCAATACGTTGGACAATACCTTCCAGGTTGCCTGGACCACCCCAGCCTAAAAAAATAACCCGATTACCGGGGGAAACCTGCACGGCATCGGAAGACAACAGTTCAACCACTACCTCAAGATCACTTTCTACGTTGCCAATTTCCACGATAGGGGTGCCTGCGGCCAAGGTCGATGCACTTTCCTGCAAAAGACGAAGCACCTGACCATTTACCGGCGCATAAAGAGAAAAAACTTTTTCTGTCCTATCGCCTGGATGGTCCGCTACGCCATTATCGTTTTGACTAATCAAACGGGCACGAGCATTATCAATTTCTGCCTCCCGCATGGTAATAGTCGCTTGAGCCGCCTGGAGAGCCGCCTCGGCGACATACGCTTGCCGTAAGGCAAGATCGAGTTCTGACTGGCTCATTACATTGGATTTCTGAAGGTGGCGTGTGCGGCGCAGTTCAACTTCCGCCAGTTTTTTATCCGCGACGGCTTTATTGCGATCGGCGTGGGCAGTCCTCAATACAGCTTCGGCTGTGGCTATTGCCGCCCTGATTTCCGCCACGGTTCTGACATCAAGCGGCGGAGCTATTTCCGGCAACATTTCAGCGACCACACTCTTTTTTCCTATGACTTGATCCCCAGGCTCAACATGTACTCGCAAAATGCGGCCGGCAACAGGAGTTGAGACAATATAAGCGTCATGCACGCGGGTCTTCCCCTCTTCGTCAATGGTGATGACCAGATGATTGCGTACCACTTCACCCATATCCACCATCAATGGACGCGGCCAGAAAGCGAAAGTCAGCAAGGCCACGATCAAAATAAGGATGCTGATCGTTAAATAATTTCTGGAATTCTTCTTGGCCATGTCCGCTACTCCCTCGTTTTAAGAGCGGAAACGAGATCCGCCCTGTCCATATCATGTTTAACAAGCCAGCCGGAGATTATCGTTGCGGCAATCACCGCAAATGCCGCAGCCCCATAACTTTCCGGCGAAAAAATGGCGGGTATCTGGTAAAGATCTGAGCTGAACCCGGCGGCAATGGCAAAAGACAGATAATAGCCGATAAGCGATCCGACAGGCAGAGCTACAATGGTGATGACGGCCAGTTCCCCAAGAAGAACAAAGGCCACCTCCCCTTTGGTAAAGCCAATTACCCGCAGGCTTGCCAGATCCCGGGCGCGTTCGGCATAGGCAATCCGTGCGGCATTATAAATGATGCCGAAGGTGATCACCCCGGCTATTGCGGCCATGACAAAGCGCATCATGCCCGCACCCGTATCCATTTGCTTCTGGAAGGCGGCTCGTGCGTTCTTTTTCACGCTTACTCCGGCAACCGTTGGCATGTCTTTCAGGGTCCGGTAAATCTTACCCTCCATCATGCCATCGATGCGCAGGTAGGCTCCGGAAATTCGGTTTGGCTCATGCAGTGCACGGTTCAGCACCTCCATCTCTATAAAGGCGGGTGAACCCAGGAGAGTCTCGGCGACACCGGCAACAGGAATGGAGATTATCGGCCGCCGGCCCTCGCGTACCTCAACCGTCAGTACCTCTCCAGGATAAATAGCCAGAATATCAGCCAGGGCCTGCGCTAAAATGATGCCGCCTTTGCCTAAGTGGATAGTAGCCAGTTCACTGTCCACGGCCCGGTTCAGGCGTGGCAAGGGGACCAAGCCATTGACTGCGCCGCGATGACTCTGCAGACCGTGTCGGAATATTACCGGGACGATACGTATCGGTTCCACTTCAATGACACCCGGAATGCGCTGCAGCTCGAAGACGGCCTTGTTCGACACTGCTTCATTGAAGGTAACAGTCACATCACTGCGATCAATCGCGGTAAAGGTTTGCTCGACCGTTTGGTCAAAGCCCGCCATAATCCCGATCATCGCCACCGATAAGGCCATGCCCGCCGCTATGCCGATCATCGCACCAATCATTCTTCCCGGCTGACGGGTCAAACGGCGCAACACCATCCTGCTGGGTTGGTCGAGAACGAAATTCAGTGCCTGGCCGAAACGACCGGTGCGACTATAGTCCGGGGGAGCAGGCGGGCGCATGGCCGATGCCGGGGTGAGGGCGAAGACCCGGCGCAGTACAAGGAGCCCACCGGCCGACGCGGCCCCCACGCTCACCAGAAAACCGGTCACGAAAGAGGCGGGATCAAGCTGGAATATCAAAAAAGGAAATTTGTAATACTCCAGATACAGATTAATCATCGCCCGACCGGCAGCGATGCCAAAGAGACAGCCGGCAGCAGCACCTCCGGCGGCGATGGCAATTATCAACTTGAAATAGTGCGAACCAACCTCAAAATCAGTATAACCAAAAGCCTTGATGAGGCCTATCTGTTCCCGTTCGGACTCCACCAGGCGGGAAATAACAATGTAGAGCAGGAAGGCTGCGACAGCCAGAAAGATCGGCGGGACACTGGTGCTGCTTGCCCGCAGGCCGTCGATTTCTTCACTGACGAAACGGTTGGAGGTCTGATCCTCCCTGCCGTAGGCTCCCAGCCCGCCGTAGGATTCGAGAATCCGATCGGCGGCATCGAGTACTGCGGGAAGACGGGCGTCAAGTCCGACAGACAGGAGTGCTTCGTTAAAGGCCCCTTCCATATCATAGGCGGCGGCAAGCGCTGTACGGCTCATCCAGATGACGCCAAACCTGGCATTGTCGGTTATCAGCTCGCCAGGTGCGGTGGTGTAGAGAAATTCCGGTGCCTGGGCGAGGCCGACAATACGCAGGCTGCGCCTTTTGCCGTTCATGGTGACGGACAGGCTGTCGCCGGGACGCAGCTCGTTTGCCGCAGCAAAACTCTTCAAGAGCAGAATTTCGTCGGCGTGATCGCTCTCCAGCCTGCGCCCATCGGTCAGGTAGATATCGTTTAAGCGCGGGGTGCCGAAATCCGGCAGTGAAACCGCCTGGGCCTGCAACGGCAGATCGCGGCCGGGCAGGTCAATCAGAGCGCTGCCGACAACCCGTCCTTCGGCGGAAGAGACACCTGGGATTGCGGCAAGATCGGTAATCCGGTGTTCAGGAACGCGATTAACCGGAACGAATACATCGGCAAGGCGATATCGTTCATAATAGGTACGCCGCGTTTCATCCAGTGACGTAACGAGTCCGGTCATCATGACCAGCAGCAGCACGCCAACGGCGATGACGGCACCAATGGCCACCGCCTGGCCCTTAATGCGCCAGAGGTCGCGCACCAGCTTGCGGTTGAGTGAATTCATCGACCGGTCACCATTCGATATCTTCGGGGCCCAGTTTAGTCTTGTTGACGACAATCTCACGAATGGCGCCATCAGCAAAATGGATAACCCGATCCGCCATATCAGCAGTGGCGGCGGCATGTGTGACGATAAGCACCGTTGCGCCGAGGGTTTCGTTTATGTCTTTTAATACCTGCAGCACAGTTCGTCCGGTGGTGCTGTCAAGCGCCCCGGTGGGTTCATCGCAGAACAGCACCGTTGGTTGCTTGGCCACCGCCCGGGCAATGGCGACCCGCTGCTGTTCGCCACCGGAAAGCTGAGAGGGAAAATGGTCGGCCCGATCACGTAGCCCGACCAGTCCAAGTGCTTCTTCCGGATCCATGGGATCGCTTGCTATTTCAGTCACCAGTTCAACATTTTCATGGGCGGTAAGGCTGGGCATCAGGTTATAAAATTGAAAGACGAAGCCGACATGGTCACGCCGGTACCTGGTCAGCTGCTCATCAGTCATATCACTGAGTTCCTGGTCCTGAAAAAAAACAGTCCCCTCTGATGCCCGGTCCAGACCACCGATGATGTTGAGCAGGGTTGATTTTCCGCTGCCGGAGGGGCCGAGCAGCACAACCATTTCACCACTTGGAATCTCCAGGTCGACCCCGCGCAGGGCATGCACGGCCGCCGCCCCCTCACCGTAGATTTTGGTGAGGGCTTTGGTGGTGAATGCCGGTAAAGATTTTTTTAGTGGTTG encodes the following:
- a CDS encoding ABC transporter ATP-binding protein; translation: MQDQPLKKSLPAFTTKALTKIYGEGAAAVHALRGVDLEIPSGEMVVLLGPSGSGKSTLLNIIGGLDRASEGTVFFQDQELSDMTDEQLTRYRRDHVGFVFQFYNLMPSLTAHENVELVTEIASDPMDPEEALGLVGLRDRADHFPSQLSGGEQQRVAIARAVAKQPTVLFCDEPTGALDSTTGRTVLQVLKDINETLGATVLIVTHAAATADMADRVIHFADGAIREIVVNKTKLGPEDIEW
- a CDS encoding ABC transporter permease, whose protein sequence is MNSLNRKLVRDLWRIKGQAVAIGAVIAVGVLLLVMMTGLVTSLDETRRTYYERYRLADVFVPVNRVPEHRITDLAAIPGVSSAEGRVVGSALIDLPGRDLPLQAQAVSLPDFGTPRLNDIYLTDGRRLESDHADEILLLKSFAAANELRPGDSLSVTMNGKRRSLRIVGLAQAPEFLYTTAPGELITDNARFGVIWMSRTALAAAYDMEGAFNEALLSVGLDARLPAVLDAADRILESYGGLGAYGREDQTSNRFVSEEIDGLRASSTSVPPIFLAVAAFLLYIVISRLVESEREQIGLIKAFGYTDFEVGSHYFKLIIAIAAGGAAAGCLFGIAAGRAMINLYLEYYKFPFLIFQLDPASFVTGFLVSVGAASAGGLLVLRRVFALTPASAMRPPAPPDYSRTGRFGQALNFVLDQPSRMVLRRLTRQPGRMIGAMIGIAAGMALSVAMIGIMAGFDQTVEQTFTAIDRSDVTVTFNEAVSNKAVFELQRIPGVIEVEPIRIVPVIFRHGLQSHRGAVNGLVPLPRLNRAVDSELATIHLGKGGIILAQALADILAIYPGEVLTVEVREGRRPIISIPVAGVAETLLGSPAFIEMEVLNRALHEPNRISGAYLRIDGMMEGKIYRTLKDMPTVAGVSVKKNARAAFQKQMDTGAGMMRFVMAAIAGVITFGIIYNAARIAYAERARDLASLRVIGFTKGEVAFVLLGELAVITIVALPVGSLIGYYLSFAIAAGFSSDLYQIPAIFSPESYGAAAFAVIAATIISGWLVKHDMDRADLVSALKTRE